The following coding sequences are from one Halorubrum sp. BOL3-1 window:
- a CDS encoding IS5 family transposase: MTNLLFRSVKQAASLAQKRCAASPTAVSDPTGHGFPGWKHVTLHFLGVHMDATYREIVDWASEMDRVRGLLQLARTAFPAPSTLYRSFKRVPMSVWRGFLRECATICDPGSHGAIDATFFDCETASRHYQHRLDRHIRTLKTTALVDTDSCAILDVHCSAHWPHDTQTGRRVALRNTEKVESLAGDKGYDDQSLRDALRSEGVRPLLRHRLFAAYDHAHNARLDGELYGQRWMAETAFSAIKRRFGPAVHLRAWYREFRELVLTATVYNLEQALKQ; this comes from the coding sequence GTGACAAACCTGCTCTTCCGCTCCGTCAAGCAAGCCGCGTCGCTGGCTCAAAAGCGCTGTGCCGCCAGTCCGACGGCGGTGAGTGATCCGACTGGCCACGGATTTCCCGGCTGGAAGCATGTCACGCTCCACTTTTTGGGGGTTCACATGGATGCGACGTACCGCGAAATTGTGGATTGGGCGAGTGAGATGGATCGCGTTCGTGGTCTGTTACAGCTCGCTCGAACGGCATTTCCCGCACCCTCAACGCTGTACCGGTCGTTTAAGAGGGTGCCCATGTCTGTGTGGCGCGGCTTCCTTCGTGAATGCGCGACCATCTGCGATCCGGGCTCGCACGGTGCCATCGATGCCACATTCTTCGACTGCGAAACGGCATCGAGACACTACCAACACCGCTTGGATCGCCACATACGAACGCTCAAAACGACGGCGCTCGTCGATACAGACTCGTGTGCCATCCTCGATGTTCACTGCTCGGCACACTGGCCGCACGACACGCAGACTGGCCGTCGAGTTGCACTTCGCAACACCGAGAAAGTCGAGAGTCTCGCCGGCGACAAAGGCTATGACGACCAATCTCTCCGGGACGCCCTCCGTTCAGAGGGCGTCCGGCCCTTGCTGCGCCACCGGCTGTTCGCTGCCTACGATCACGCACACAACGCACGGTTGGACGGCGAGCTATACGGCCAGCGCTGGATGGCTGAGACCGCCTTTTCGGCCATCAAGCGTCGGTTCGGCCCCGCTGTCCACCTTCGCGCTTGGTACCGCGAGTTCCGCGAACTCGTGTTGACTGCCACAGTCTACAACCTCGAACAGGCTCTCAAACAGTGA
- a CDS encoding peptide-methionine (S)-S-oxide reductase: MTLTETQIREYDDRAMDSEATATATFGIGCFWGPDARFGAMDGVVRTRVGYAGGTKIDPTYHSLGDHTEVFQVEFDPDTIPYRDLLNQVFDSHNPQHQTRKTQYQNIVFAATEDQRAVLDEFLTTRGLTADGIGTRIEQLSRFYPAEDYHQKYKLRSVSSFMDAFEAAGYSDDELRESPIAAKLNGYAAGHDVAVAEDLSTPDHGTA, from the coding sequence ATGACGCTTACAGAAACACAAATACGCGAGTACGACGATCGTGCGATGGATAGTGAAGCGACCGCCACGGCAACGTTCGGAATTGGTTGCTTCTGGGGGCCAGATGCCCGGTTCGGCGCGATGGACGGTGTCGTTCGCACCCGCGTCGGCTACGCCGGCGGAACGAAGATCGATCCGACGTATCACTCCCTAGGCGACCACACGGAGGTGTTCCAAGTCGAGTTCGACCCTGACACGATACCGTACCGAGACCTCCTGAATCAGGTGTTCGACTCGCACAACCCACAGCACCAGACCAGAAAGACGCAGTATCAGAACATCGTGTTCGCTGCGACGGAAGACCAACGAGCAGTCCTCGATGAATTTCTCACGACACGGGGGCTCACTGCCGATGGGATCGGAACACGCATCGAACAACTCTCGCGCTTCTACCCCGCTGAGGACTATCACCAGAAGTACAAGCTCCGGTCAGTCTCCTCGTTCATGGACGCGTTTGAGGCGGCCGGATATAGCGACGACGAGTTGCGCGAGTCGCCGATCGCGGCCAAGTTGAACGGGTACGCCGCCGGGCACGACGTTGCCGTTGCCGAGGACCTTTCGACACCCGATCACGGGACAGCGTAG
- a CDS encoding CPBP family intramembrane glutamic endopeptidase: MTPTPSSDSTKQFVVVGIVVFPVATRLAKIGGVSAFDGFGYSLQERRVVLAAVFGGIIAAPLVEEVLFRGFLFGSLSARGLSPAVAGGVTIALFSVIHFPFWGVAGSIGITAWSVLPTILRLRFDNLTGALLPHVANNVWSKLIIVGLGFV, from the coding sequence GTGACCCCGACGCCATCATCGGATTCAACAAAACAGTTCGTTGTGGTTGGCATTGTCGTGTTCCCTGTAGCGACGAGACTTGCTAAAATAGGGGGTGTATCGGCATTTGATGGCTTCGGATACTCGCTTCAAGAGCGACGCGTTGTCTTGGCGGCTGTATTCGGTGGCATCATTGCCGCGCCGCTTGTCGAAGAAGTGCTGTTCCGAGGGTTTTTATTCGGCAGTCTGTCGGCACGCGGACTGTCCCCAGCAGTTGCCGGTGGTGTGACGATTGCGCTCTTCAGCGTGATACACTTTCCATTCTGGGGGGTGGCCGGTAGTATCGGAATTACAGCCTGGTCGGTACTTCCGACGATTCTCCGGCTTCGGTTTGACAATCTGACCGGAGCTTTGCTCCCCCATGTGGCCAACAACGTCTGGAGTAAGCTAATTATCGTTGGACTTGGCTTTGTGTGA
- a CDS encoding ATP-binding protein — protein MYGRRRLGKTRLVKKALEGRENAVFYQARQKTRELQREQFVEAAADTVPGIEDIRPDWERLFRYLANQNAIVVLDEFPYLIEQDESLPSVLQALLDHEFDESETTFVLVGSSISMMEEATLLGDSPLYGRTSLTLDIRELSFDAAREFLPADATADEAVRAWSVFGGVPYYLEELHADRSLGENVQQTVLTRHGSLRNEPEYVLRMEVTEPTRYFSILEAIAGGATGRNGIAGVTGIDYNQLSTYLDRLSRLRLIERHVPVTEKPERSKRSQYRLRDPLFRFWFRFLYGSADRYDQFGDEAYERLVEPELADFVTPAFEQLCCEALWTLYDETPIVDVGQWWYQDHEIDVVGLTDEDTLVVGECKYQESPLDYSALASLETHVEELRWQPADGGTRTVEYALFSRNGFTDSVHEVAAERDEIGLYTIDDVVAALGG, from the coding sequence GTGTACGGACGGCGACGACTGGGAAAGACGAGACTCGTTAAGAAGGCACTCGAGGGACGAGAGAACGCTGTCTTCTATCAGGCGCGGCAGAAGACGCGGGAGCTCCAACGAGAGCAGTTCGTCGAAGCCGCAGCTGACACGGTTCCCGGTATCGAGGATATTCGTCCCGATTGGGAGCGGTTGTTCCGGTATCTGGCCAACCAGAATGCGATCGTCGTTCTCGACGAATTTCCGTACCTGATCGAACAAGACGAGAGCCTCCCGTCGGTGTTACAGGCGTTGCTCGACCACGAGTTCGATGAGTCGGAGACGACGTTCGTGCTGGTCGGATCGTCGATCAGCATGATGGAGGAAGCGACGCTACTCGGGGATAGTCCGCTGTACGGGCGGACATCCCTCACACTCGACATCCGTGAACTTTCATTCGACGCCGCAAGGGAGTTCCTGCCAGCCGATGCGACTGCGGATGAGGCCGTCCGTGCGTGGAGCGTGTTCGGTGGCGTCCCCTACTACCTTGAGGAACTCCACGCTGACCGGTCGCTCGGTGAGAACGTTCAGCAGACGGTGCTGACTCGTCACGGGTCCCTTCGCAACGAGCCGGAGTACGTCCTCCGCATGGAGGTCACTGAGCCGACCCGCTACTTCTCGATCCTCGAAGCGATCGCCGGCGGGGCAACCGGCCGCAACGGGATCGCCGGTGTGACGGGTATCGACTACAATCAGCTATCGACGTATTTGGACCGACTCTCGCGGCTTCGACTCATCGAACGGCACGTGCCGGTGACTGAGAAGCCCGAACGGTCCAAGCGAAGCCAGTACCGGCTGCGTGACCCGCTCTTCCGGTTCTGGTTCCGGTTCCTGTACGGGAGTGCGGACCGCTATGATCAGTTCGGCGACGAAGCCTACGAACGACTCGTCGAACCGGAGCTGGCTGATTTCGTTACACCCGCCTTCGAGCAACTGTGTTGTGAGGCCCTGTGGACGCTGTACGACGAGACGCCGATCGTCGATGTCGGCCAGTGGTGGTATCAGGACCACGAGATTGACGTCGTCGGACTCACTGACGAAGACACGCTCGTCGTCGGCGAGTGTAAGTATCAGGAATCACCGCTTGATTACAGCGCATTGGCGTCATTGGAGACGCATGTTGAGGAACTCCGGTGGCAGCCGGCAGACGGCGGGACGCGAACCGTCGAATACGCGTTGTTCTCCCGGAACGGGTTTACGGACAGCGTTCACGAGGTCGCTGCCGAACGCGACGAGATAGGCCTCTACACGATCGACGACGTCGTCGCCGCACTCGGCGGGTGA
- a CDS encoding cupin domain-containing protein, which translates to MTPEDLDRTQLPEQTMYKVQTPGVEGVDAEAVQIPQTIRTNEFRVLYFEMPPSERIDWHTHVPGLDEVNLCLTGRAEYTLEQADGGQQTLEVAPMEFVYVPGGARHKIETVGDQPHRSVSMATFDTVARLEALNEGIGSETTGDDSGWQDTLFVDRKRDEVVAKNDAVVIK; encoded by the coding sequence ATGACCCCCGAGGATCTCGATCGCACACAGCTCCCCGAGCAGACGATGTACAAGGTACAGACGCCCGGGGTCGAGGGGGTGGATGCCGAAGCGGTACAGATACCACAGACGATCCGAACGAACGAGTTCCGGGTTCTCTACTTTGAGATGCCCCCGTCGGAACGAATCGATTGGCACACACACGTCCCCGGCCTCGACGAAGTGAACCTCTGTCTCACTGGTCGAGCGGAATACACGCTTGAGCAGGCGGACGGGGGCCAGCAGACCCTGGAGGTCGCACCGATGGAGTTCGTCTACGTCCCGGGTGGTGCTCGACACAAGATAGAGACGGTGGGTGACCAGCCCCACCGGTCGGTGTCGATGGCGACGTTTGACACCGTCGCACGACTGGAAGCGCTCAACGAAGGGATCGGCTCGGAGACGACAGGAGATGACTCTGGGTGGCAGGATACGCTGTTCGTCGACCGCAAACGCGACGAGGTCGTCGCAAAGAACGATGCGGTCGTAATCAAGTAG
- a CDS encoding helix-turn-helix domain-containing protein, whose amino-acid sequence MSIDRDTFKNTSEDELADLSVPDQVLGFLAANKHRAFKAREIASQIGTDEGTVSTALSRLKDRGLVEHKATYWAVIDDAERLEGYSGYERATTLFNDQLSEEDKESWRKHAPNEPHPSMEDEQ is encoded by the coding sequence ATGTCTATCGACCGAGATACCTTCAAGAACACCAGCGAGGACGAACTCGCGGACCTTTCGGTTCCGGATCAGGTTCTCGGGTTTCTCGCGGCCAACAAGCATCGAGCGTTCAAGGCCCGCGAAATCGCCTCACAGATCGGCACCGACGAAGGGACGGTCAGTACTGCGCTTTCACGATTGAAGGACCGCGGTCTGGTCGAACACAAGGCGACGTATTGGGCGGTAATTGACGACGCTGAGCGGCTTGAAGGATACAGTGGATATGAACGGGCGACTACCCTGTTCAACGATCAACTCAGCGAGGAAGACAAAGAATCTTGGCGCAAGCACGCTCCTAACGAGCCACATCCAAGTATGGAAGATGAGCAGTGA
- a CDS encoding transposase, whose product MIPLDAFGSESVAADLLQQVRWRDGISCPRCRSDRTVRNGSYGQFQRYFCKDCDRTFNGKTGTIFAHSKIALRKWLFSIYAFCGLTRVSGSYSAKSRSPTKRSAGVSSASLVVVSEIERIDWTGT is encoded by the coding sequence ATGATCCCGCTAGATGCGTTTGGGTCGGAATCGGTCGCAGCGGACCTGTTACAGCAGGTTCGCTGGCGTGACGGTATTTCCTGTCCTCGCTGCCGTTCTGACCGAACGGTCAGAAACGGCAGCTACGGGCAATTTCAGCGGTATTTCTGTAAGGATTGCGACCGCACGTTCAACGGTAAGACCGGCACGATCTTCGCTCACTCAAAGATCGCACTTCGTAAATGGTTGTTCTCGATATACGCGTTTTGCGGTTTAACACGAGTTTCAGGCAGTTACAGTGCGAAATCGAGGTCACCTACAAAACGATCCGCAGGCGTGTCGAGCGCTTCACTAGTGGTCGTCTCAGAGATTGAAAGGATAGATTGGACGGGTACATAG
- a CDS encoding cytochrome P450 translates to MTDQSTSTDRQNRQLPPKRSGLPVLGSVVTFPRDPYDFYDELASYGDVVRFLMGTYEMATVFDPEEIAQVLVEDFEQYRKPDDADDLGYTWFTIIFLSIICVVVKVSVVMAEQPSHS, encoded by the coding sequence ATGACAGATCAATCCACGAGTACAGATAGACAGAACCGACAGCTCCCGCCGAAACGGTCAGGACTTCCCGTACTCGGGAGTGTAGTAACGTTTCCACGCGACCCGTACGACTTCTACGACGAACTTGCCAGCTATGGCGATGTCGTACGGTTCTTGATGGGCACTTACGAGATGGCTACCGTATTCGATCCCGAAGAGATTGCACAGGTGCTCGTTGAGGACTTCGAGCAGTACCGGAAACCGGACGACGCCGATGACCTTGGCTACACCTGGTTTACTATAATTTTCCTGAGTATTATTTGCGTCGTGGTCAAAGTCTCAGTCGTAATGGCGGAGCAGCCGTCTCATTCGTAA
- a CDS encoding integrase — translation MRIEAVSPGTPDKTPVPNVPDDEDVNYEKPTPEQVEAAIEYLETYEPASRRHVEFKLIREIGFRVGATRAIDIIDVDLGKQVIKFYHRPEDEDDEKGTPLKNKSDGEREVNIPIGLAELIGDYMDNPDRHDVTDRYGREPLLTTRYGRPDTDAIRRDLYKLTRPCIYGNHCPHDRDPDACDAADNEHASKCPSSHSPHPLRRYSIETQIDRGVAKELLTDGVDVSVPILNKHYDLRSKERKRKHRLKVYEKLFDGYGDQSETPNANQVAEVLIDEDGMIDPQALLRLQSDDGTPEAASDSDGAVPSELAEIVVSGGETTETQEPTEEPDDDQLSLSEFGGSPSAVVGPGTAAAAGTAALGSQTAGRLHKELEAMSPGENGITTPSPGRAAKGVAGYALFVAMLAVNFGLLGIVPA, via the coding sequence GTGCGGATTGAGGCCGTTTCACCCGGGACGCCAGATAAGACGCCGGTCCCGAACGTTCCGGACGACGAAGACGTGAACTACGAGAAGCCGACGCCCGAACAGGTCGAAGCTGCGATAGAGTACTTGGAGACGTACGAACCAGCGTCTCGTCGCCACGTCGAATTTAAGCTTATTAGGGAGATCGGGTTTCGCGTCGGGGCGACCCGAGCGATCGATATCATCGATGTGGACCTCGGCAAGCAAGTGATTAAGTTCTACCACCGTCCGGAAGATGAGGATGATGAGAAGGGGACTCCGCTGAAAAACAAGAGCGACGGAGAACGAGAGGTGAACATTCCTATCGGCTTGGCAGAGCTGATCGGCGACTACATGGACAACCCGGACCGGCACGACGTCACCGATCGGTACGGTCGGGAACCGTTGCTTACGACGAGGTACGGACGGCCCGATACGGACGCGATCCGTCGGGACCTGTACAAACTCACTCGTCCCTGTATCTACGGGAATCACTGCCCGCACGACCGGGATCCGGACGCGTGTGACGCCGCCGATAACGAGCACGCGAGCAAGTGTCCGTCGAGTCACAGTCCCCACCCGCTCCGCCGGTACTCGATAGAGACGCAGATCGATCGCGGGGTGGCGAAAGAGCTGCTGACCGACGGGGTCGACGTCTCGGTTCCCATACTGAACAAGCACTACGACCTCCGCAGCAAGGAGCGGAAGCGAAAGCACCGGCTCAAGGTGTACGAGAAGCTGTTCGACGGCTACGGAGACCAGAGTGAGACCCCGAACGCGAACCAGGTTGCGGAGGTTCTGATCGACGAGGACGGAATGATCGACCCGCAGGCGCTCTTGCGTCTCCAATCGGACGACGGGACTCCGGAGGCCGCATCCGACTCCGACGGCGCAGTCCCCTCCGAACTTGCCGAAATAGTGGTCTCCGGAGGCGAGACCACCGAAACGCAGGAGCCGACGGAGGAACCGGACGACGACCAGCTGAGCCTCAGCGAATTCGGCGGGAGTCCATCGGCGGTCGTCGGTCCGGGGACGGCTGCCGCCGCGGGGACCGCGGCACTCGGGTCCCAGACCGCCGGCCGACTTCACAAGGAACTCGAAGCGATGTCGCCGGGAGAGAACGGTATCACGACTCCGAGCCCGGGCCGCGCCGCGAAAGGTGTCGCCGGGTACGCGCTCTTCGTGGCGATGCTCGCGGTGAACTTCGGATTGCTCGGGATCGTTCCCGCCTGA
- a CDS encoding peptide-methionine (S)-S-oxide reductase has protein sequence MTLTRTQIREYDRRAMDGAETATATFGIGCFWGPDAQFGAMDGVVRTRVGYAGGTKIDPTYHALGDHTEVFQVEFDPDTIPYRDLLNQVFDSHNPQHQTRKTQYQNIVFAATEDQRAVLDDFLTTRGLTADGIGTRIERLSRFYPAEDYHQKYKPRSVSSFMDAFEAAGYGDDELRESAIAARLNGYAAGHDVAVAEELPAPDRGTV, from the coding sequence ATGACGCTTACACGAACGCAGATACGCGAGTACGACCGTCGTGCGATGGATGGCGCGGAGACTGCCACGGCGACGTTCGGGATCGGTTGCTTCTGGGGGCCGGATGCCCAGTTCGGGGCGATGGACGGCGTCGTTCGCACCCGCGTCGGCTACGCCGGCGGAACAAAGATCGATCCGACGTATCACGCGTTAGGCGACCACACGGAGGTGTTCCAAGTCGAGTTCGACCCTGACACGATACCGTACCGAGACCTCCTGAATCAGGTGTTCGACTCGCACAACCCACAGCACCAGACCAGAAAGACACAGTACCAGAATATCGTGTTCGCTGCGACGGAGGATCAGCGGGCAGTCCTCGATGACTTTCTCACGACACGGGGACTCACCGCCGATGGGATCGGAACGCGCATCGAACGGCTCTCGCGTTTCTACCCCGCCGAAGACTACCACCAGAAGTACAAGCCCCGGTCGGTCTCCTCGTTCATGGACGCGTTTGAGGCCGCCGGATACGGCGACGACGAGCTGCGCGAGTCGGCGATCGCTGCCAGGCTGAACGGGTACGCCGCCGGACATGACGTTGCTGTTGCCGAGGAACTTCCGGCACCCGATCGCGGGACGGTGTAA
- a CDS encoding tyrosine-type recombinase/integrase, whose protein sequence is MTTDKDDLEPIEPETAQGLFLDHKATDCTDSTVQNHRYRLNPFVRWCGENGIDNLNELSGRDIQRYRLWRKEDGDLNKLTLRMYMSTLRVLLKWAGSIEAVPQNLYDKVMVPRVRPEERKRDEMLDAEDAQEINYLSKYEHASREHAVMALLWQTGTRVGAAHSLDVGDIFIDENYVQLIHRPDQGTTLKNAKSGQRPVALTPAVAEVLADYIGTHRKDVTDEHGRDPLFTTAHGRIHGNTIRRLTYRVTAPCYRRADCPDCAADEEKCPEAVSPHAIRRGSITHFLTSDVPVDVVSDRMNVSRKVLDEHYDKRSEEVEMEQRRGYLDNI, encoded by the coding sequence ATGACTACGGACAAAGACGATCTCGAACCCATCGAACCGGAGACAGCGCAGGGGCTGTTCTTGGATCACAAGGCGACCGACTGTACCGACTCGACCGTTCAGAACCATCGGTACCGTCTGAACCCGTTCGTTCGGTGGTGCGGTGAGAACGGAATAGACAACCTCAACGAGCTCTCTGGCCGGGACATACAGCGCTACCGGCTCTGGCGGAAGGAGGACGGCGACCTGAATAAACTCACGCTCCGCATGTATATGTCCACGCTCCGCGTACTCCTGAAGTGGGCGGGGTCGATCGAGGCGGTGCCGCAGAACCTGTACGACAAGGTGATGGTCCCGCGCGTCCGCCCGGAAGAGCGGAAGCGCGACGAGATGCTCGACGCCGAGGACGCACAGGAGATCAACTACTTGTCGAAGTACGAGCACGCGTCGAGGGAGCACGCGGTGATGGCGCTGCTCTGGCAGACGGGGACCCGCGTCGGGGCCGCGCACTCGCTCGACGTGGGCGACATCTTCATCGACGAAAACTACGTTCAGCTGATCCACCGACCGGACCAGGGGACGACCCTGAAGAACGCCAAGAGCGGCCAGCGACCCGTCGCGCTCACGCCCGCCGTCGCTGAAGTGCTCGCAGATTACATCGGAACCCATCGGAAGGACGTGACCGACGAGCACGGCCGCGACCCGCTGTTCACGACCGCGCACGGCCGGATACACGGGAACACGATTCGCCGGCTCACGTACCGGGTGACGGCCCCGTGCTACCGGAGAGCCGACTGCCCGGACTGCGCCGCCGACGAGGAGAAGTGCCCCGAAGCTGTCAGCCCCCATGCGATTCGTCGGGGGAGCATCACGCACTTCCTCACCAGCGACGTGCCCGTCGACGTAGTCAGTGACCGGATGAACGTGAGCCGGAAAGTCCTCGACGAGCACTACGACAAGCGGTCCGAGGAGGTGGAGATGGAGCAGCGCCGCGGCTACCTCGACAACATCTGA
- a CDS encoding A/G-specific adenine glycosylase translates to MFDPQHAFVDPLLAWYERNGRHDLPWREPERTPFELLLAEILLQRTTASAVSGAYRPFAARYPAPETVAVATTDEIRTYVAPLGLVKRAAYVRRCAQQILARHSGDVPREYSELMELHGVGEYTARSVLIHVRGLGIAAVDTNVRRLLSRFFDVNPDRSRIAVIADALAPSTGSDDFQHAMLDFAAEVCTAGSPGCPSCPLREPCASSEG, encoded by the coding sequence GTGTTCGACCCGCAGCACGCCTTCGTGGACCCGCTGCTCGCTTGGTACGAGCGGAACGGCCGTCACGACCTGCCGTGGCGAGAGCCGGAGCGGACGCCGTTCGAGCTACTGCTCGCGGAGATACTGTTACAGCGGACGACCGCCTCGGCGGTCTCGGGGGCGTACCGGCCGTTCGCGGCCCGGTATCCCGCGCCGGAAACCGTCGCGGTCGCAACGACCGACGAGATCAGAACCTACGTCGCGCCGCTCGGGCTCGTGAAACGCGCGGCGTACGTACGACGATGCGCACAGCAGATCCTCGCGCGACATTCGGGCGACGTACCCCGCGAGTACTCCGAGCTGATGGAGCTTCACGGGGTCGGTGAGTACACGGCGCGGTCGGTCCTGATACACGTTCGAGGGCTCGGTATCGCGGCCGTCGACACGAACGTTCGCCGACTGCTGTCCCGGTTCTTCGACGTGAACCCCGACCGGAGCCGGATCGCCGTCATCGCTGACGCGCTGGCTCCTTCGACCGGGAGCGACGATTTCCAACACGCGATGCTCGACTTCGCGGCCGAAGTCTGTACCGCCGGTTCACCCGGATGTCCCTCCTGTCCGCTTCGAGAGCCCTGTGCGAGTTCTGAAGGCTAA